The following coding sequences lie in one Pseudorasbora parva isolate DD20220531a chromosome 18, ASM2467924v1, whole genome shotgun sequence genomic window:
- the snrpd3l gene encoding small nuclear ribonucleoprotein D3 polypeptide, like, which yields MSIGVPIKVLHEAEGHIVTCETNTGEVYRGKLIEAEDNMNCQMSNITVTYRDGRVSQLEQVYIRGSKIRFLILPDMLKNAPMLKSMKNKNQGAGAGRGKAAILKAQVAARGRGRGGPGGRGNIFQKRR from the exons ATGTCTATTGGTGTTCCCATCAAAGTCCTGCATGAAGCAGAGGGTCACATCGTGACCTGCGAGACGAACACTGGTGAGGTGTACAGGGGCAAACTCATTGAAGCAGAGGATAACATGAACTGCCAG ATGTCCAACATTACAGTGACCTATCGAGATGGCAGAGTGTCCCAGCTGGAGCAGGTGTACATTCGTGGCAGCAAAATACGCTTTCTCATTCTGCCTGACATGTTGAAAAACGCCCCTATGTTGAAgagcatgaaaaacaaaaaccaaGGGGCAGGAGCCGGAAGAGGCAAAGCTGCAATTCTCAAAGCACAAG TCGCAGCAAGGGGCAGAGGTCGAGGAGGACCAGGAGGAAGGGGAAATATTTTCCAGAAAAGACGATAG